The Janthinobacterium lividum genome has a window encoding:
- a CDS encoding efflux transporter outer membrane subunit, which produces MSLHRRLLAASLILALSACADMGHIAPQSALLDANKLQASQAMDAAASAAIQWPRTQWWQDLHDPQLNRLMDQALADSPTLRGAQARVRQAEALAGAAEDKTRPQADAAVSINRELYSQHGSTPAPLAGNYAWRNQATVTASYDLDLWGRNRAALSAALGDVQMASAESQMARLALETALVRTYIQLSYEFQLQDVIERSLAQRARILDITRQRKAAGIGTDIDVAQIETTLPAGRRQLEQSAESLALLRNQLAALAGKGPAAGAALTRPVLRLDQPLAIPAALPADLIGRRPDIAAQRWRVEAAAQRIDAAKAEFYPNVNLVAFAGFQAFGFSHFLDANSQIRGASPALSLPIFAGARLRAQLGSQTAVYDGAVEQYNATVINAMSDVANAVTKAQSLARQHQLTVQALATAQRARDLAEKAYKAGMSDAINMLNTQVALLAEEQQQAQNGARELELYVSLMNALGGGI; this is translated from the coding sequence ATGTCCCTGCACCGCCGTTTGCTTGCCGCCAGCCTGATCCTTGCCTTGAGCGCTTGCGCCGACATGGGCCATATCGCGCCGCAATCGGCCTTGCTCGACGCCAACAAATTGCAAGCGAGCCAGGCCATGGATGCCGCCGCCAGCGCCGCCATACAATGGCCGCGCACGCAATGGTGGCAAGACTTGCACGATCCCCAATTGAACCGTTTGATGGACCAGGCGCTGGCCGACAGCCCCACCCTGCGCGGCGCCCAGGCGCGCGTGCGCCAGGCCGAGGCGCTGGCCGGTGCGGCCGAGGACAAGACCCGCCCGCAGGCGGACGCGGCCGTCTCCATCAACCGCGAACTGTATTCGCAGCACGGCAGCACGCCCGCGCCGCTGGCCGGCAACTATGCCTGGCGCAACCAGGCCACCGTCACGGCCTCGTACGACCTGGACCTGTGGGGCCGCAACCGCGCCGCCCTGTCCGCCGCCCTGGGCGACGTGCAGATGGCGTCGGCCGAATCGCAGATGGCCCGCCTGGCCCTGGAAACGGCGCTGGTGCGCACCTACATCCAACTATCGTATGAATTCCAGCTGCAGGATGTGATCGAACGCAGCCTGGCGCAGCGCGCCCGCATCCTCGACATCACGCGCCAGCGCAAGGCCGCCGGCATCGGCACCGACATCGACGTGGCGCAGATCGAAACCACCTTGCCGGCGGGCCGCCGCCAGCTGGAGCAGTCGGCCGAGTCACTGGCCTTGCTGCGCAACCAGCTGGCGGCCCTGGCGGGCAAGGGGCCGGCAGCCGGCGCGGCGCTCACGCGCCCCGTGCTGCGCCTGGACCAGCCGCTGGCCATTCCCGCCGCCCTGCCCGCCGACCTGATCGGCCGCCGGCCCGACATCGCCGCCCAGCGCTGGCGAGTGGAAGCGGCGGCGCAGCGCATCGATGCGGCCAAGGCCGAGTTTTACCCGAACGTCAACTTGGTGGCCTTTGCCGGCTTCCAGGCCTTCGGCTTCAGCCACTTCCTCGACGCCAATTCGCAGATCCGCGGCGCCTCGCCCGCCCTGAGCCTGCCCATCTTTGCCGGCGCCCGCCTGCGCGCCCAGCTGGGCAGCCAGACGGCCGTGTACGACGGCGCCGTGGAGCAGTACAACGCCACCGTCATCAACGCCATGTCGGACGTGGCCAATGCCGTCACCAAGGCACAATCGCTGGCCAGGCAGCACCAGCTGACCGTGCAGGCGCTGGCCACGGCGCAGCGCGCGCGCGACCTGGCGGAAAAGGCGTACAAGGCGGGCATGAGCGACGCCATCAACATGCTCAACACGCAAGTGGCGCTGCTGGCGGAAGAACAGCAGCAGGCGCAGAATGGGGCACGCGAACTCGAGCTGTACGTTTCCTTGATGAATGCACTGGGAGGCGGCATCTAA
- a CDS encoding MarR family transcriptional regulator, producing the protein MELMRLLRMTYHIQKGMKDLTNAALKKHDLVDASYMVLAVLYGTDDETSNACTLGMACHEKPANLTRVCNDLETRGLIHRGTRPGDRRSVMISLTDKGRALIETALPDVYQETSALYEGFTDEELQVLDKLYMRQLRNLNNLNNQN; encoded by the coding sequence ATGGAACTGATGCGCCTGTTGCGCATGACGTACCACATTCAAAAAGGCATGAAGGACTTGACCAATGCCGCGCTGAAAAAGCACGACCTGGTCGATGCCAGCTACATGGTGCTGGCCGTGCTGTACGGCACGGACGATGAAACCTCGAACGCCTGCACCCTGGGCATGGCTTGCCATGAAAAGCCGGCCAACCTGACGCGCGTGTGCAACGACCTGGAAACGCGCGGCCTGATCCACCGCGGCACCCGCCCCGGCGACCGCCGCTCGGTGATGATCTCGCTGACCGACAAGGGCCGCGCCCTGATCGAGACGGCGCTGCCCGACGTGTATCAGGAAACCTCGGCCCTGTACGAGGGGTTCACGGACGAAGAGCTGCAAGTACTCGACAAGCTGTACATGCGCCAGTTGCGCAACCTGAACAATCTCAACAACCAGAACTGA
- a CDS encoding DUF1656 domain-containing protein: MPREFALFGILIPTLLPLFILSIGLQTLLDRVLGWLGVYRMVWHPSLARLCIFIAIFGALALSLYK, from the coding sequence ATGCCGCGTGAATTCGCCCTGTTCGGAATTCTGATTCCTACCCTGCTGCCCCTGTTCATCCTCAGCATCGGCCTGCAAACCCTGCTTGACCGCGTGCTGGGCTGGCTGGGCGTGTACCGCATGGTGTGGCACCCGTCGCTGGCGCGGCTGTGCATCTTCATCGCCATCTTCGGCGCGCTGGCTTTATCGCTGTACAAATAA
- a CDS encoding efflux RND transporter periplasmic adaptor subunit: protein MVTKLTRYAITLLLLAAALWIGKTVWDRYMESPWTRDGRIKADIVNISADVAGTVTDVLVRDNQVVQKGDILFVVDKERYASALAQADAVLAAQKTEQGRRGKEAQRRANLDASIISTESRESAAFAASSASSQVQAALAARALAQLNLERTTVRAPVSGYVTNLNVHKGDFAAVGAAKLAVIDSASYYVVGYFEETKLGMLAQDDKAEMNLMSGGTLHGHIESIARGITDRDAATGRELLADVNPTFNWVRLAQRVPVRIHIDEQPKGQLLVAGTTCTVVITPHSAPQPAPASRPALAHPA from the coding sequence ATGGTAACCAAACTGACCCGCTATGCCATCACCCTGCTGCTATTGGCCGCAGCCCTCTGGATAGGCAAGACCGTCTGGGACCGCTACATGGAGTCGCCGTGGACGCGCGACGGCCGCATCAAGGCCGATATCGTCAACATCAGCGCCGACGTGGCCGGCACCGTCACGGACGTGCTGGTGCGCGACAACCAGGTGGTGCAAAAGGGAGATATCCTGTTCGTCGTCGACAAGGAACGCTATGCGAGCGCGCTGGCGCAAGCCGACGCCGTGCTGGCCGCGCAAAAGACGGAACAGGGCCGCCGCGGCAAGGAAGCGCAGCGCCGCGCCAATCTCGACGCCAGCATCATCTCGACGGAAAGCCGCGAAAGCGCGGCGTTCGCCGCCAGCTCGGCCTCGTCGCAGGTGCAGGCGGCGCTGGCCGCCCGCGCGCTGGCGCAATTGAACCTGGAACGCACCACCGTGCGCGCCCCCGTCAGCGGCTACGTGACGAACCTGAACGTGCACAAGGGCGATTTCGCTGCCGTCGGCGCGGCCAAGCTGGCCGTCATCGACAGCGCCTCGTACTATGTCGTCGGCTATTTCGAAGAGACCAAGCTGGGCATGCTGGCGCAGGACGACAAGGCGGAAATGAATCTGATGAGCGGCGGCACCCTGCATGGCCATATCGAGAGCATCGCGCGCGGCATCACCGACCGCGACGCCGCCACGGGCCGTGAACTGCTGGCCGACGTCAATCCCACCTTCAACTGGGTGCGCCTGGCGCAGCGCGTGCCCGTGCGCATCCACATCGACGAACAGCCGAAGGGGCAACTGCTGGTGGCCGGCACCACCTGCACCGTGGTGATCACGCCACATTCGGCACCCCAGCCAGCGCCTGCTTCCAGGCCAGCGCTCGCGCACCCGGCATGA
- a CDS encoding LysR substrate-binding domain-containing protein, with the protein MSRGGAGRLAEIALFLDAAMLGSFSAAGRKHGLSPAAASAAIARLETALGVTLFERTTRQLRLTEEGQHYRHYSEQALDLLAQAEDGLHAGGGAVHGIVRISAPSDIGRLLLLPMLDRFAALHPQVRHALTLTDATANLVQDDIDLAIRYGELPDSEMVARLLHPGRRVVCVAPALAAKVGVPAVPRDLASLPTLVLTTGDGAPQEWRYREEGKRHSLRLQGDWHSNDGEIIRRWAVAGHGYAYKSLLDIADDLRAGRLQTVLDDYFADSVPLNLLYRRSRFQPPRIALLADFLLRQFAALPAHA; encoded by the coding sequence ATGAGCCGCGGCGGCGCCGGGCGCCTGGCGGAAATCGCCCTGTTCCTCGACGCCGCAATGCTGGGCAGCTTTTCCGCCGCCGGCCGCAAGCACGGCCTGTCGCCGGCCGCCGCCAGCGCCGCCATCGCGCGCCTGGAAACGGCGCTGGGCGTCACCCTGTTCGAACGCACCACGCGCCAGCTGCGCCTGACGGAAGAAGGCCAGCACTACCGCCACTACAGCGAACAGGCGCTGGACTTGCTGGCGCAGGCGGAAGACGGCTTGCATGCGGGCGGCGGCGCCGTGCACGGCATCGTGCGCATCTCGGCGCCGTCCGACATCGGCCGCCTGCTGCTGCTGCCCATGCTCGACCGCTTTGCCGCGCTGCACCCGCAGGTGCGCCATGCGCTGACCCTGACGGACGCCACGGCCAACCTGGTGCAGGACGACATCGACCTGGCCATCCGCTACGGCGAGCTGCCCGACAGCGAGATGGTGGCGCGCCTGCTGCATCCGGGCCGGCGCGTCGTGTGCGTGGCGCCCGCGCTGGCCGCCAAGGTCGGCGTGCCGGCCGTGCCGCGCGACCTGGCGTCGCTGCCCACCCTCGTGCTCACGACGGGCGATGGCGCGCCGCAGGAATGGCGCTACCGTGAAGAGGGCAAGCGCCACAGCCTGCGCCTGCAGGGGGACTGGCACAGCAACGACGGCGAAATCATCCGCCGCTGGGCCGTGGCCGGCCATGGCTATGCCTACAAATCCCTGCTCGACATCGCTGATGACCTGCGCGCGGGGCGCTTGCAAACGGTGCTCGACGATTACTTTGCCGATAGCGTCCCCCTGAACCTGCTGTACCGGCGCAGCCGCTTCCAGCCGCCGCGCATCGCCCTGCTGGCCGACTTCCTGCTGCGGCAGTTCGCCGCCCTGCCGGCGCACGCCTAG
- a CDS encoding ester cyclase has protein sequence MPAPVIAPVILALSLLAAAPAHAAANLPMPAHLSGAKVDARVALAARRYAAFWQSGDPALARLALAEDFIDRTLPDGRPQGLAGPLQASQVFHAAVPDLQVAIDDMLVAGDRVSLRLHFTGRFTGVFPTPQGPLQGQGQAIDFHAFDLYKVNAQGRISDNWHLEDNLTLLRQLGVLPP, from the coding sequence ATGCCCGCACCTGTTATTGCTCCCGTCATCCTGGCCCTGTCGCTGCTGGCCGCCGCGCCGGCCCATGCCGCCGCCAACCTGCCCATGCCGGCCCACCTGTCCGGCGCCAAAGTCGACGCCAGGGTGGCGCTGGCCGCGCGCCGCTATGCCGCGTTCTGGCAGAGCGGCGACCCGGCCCTGGCGCGCCTGGCGCTGGCCGAGGATTTTATCGACCGCACCTTGCCCGACGGCCGCCCGCAGGGACTGGCCGGCCCGCTGCAAGCCTCGCAAGTCTTTCACGCGGCCGTGCCGGACTTGCAGGTGGCCATCGACGACATGCTGGTGGCCGGCGACCGGGTCAGCCTGCGGCTGCATTTCACGGGCCGCTTCACGGGCGTCTTCCCCACGCCGCAGGGCCCCTTGCAGGGGCAGGGCCAGGCCATCGATTTTCATGCGTTTGATTTGTACAAGGTCAATGCGCAGGGGCGCATCAGCGACAACTGGCACCTGGAAGACAATCTGACCCTGCTGCGCCAGCTGGGCGTGCTGCCGCCCTGA
- a CDS encoding SDR family oxidoreductase: MKEVILITGSSRGIGAATALLAARQGYAVCVNYVREAQAADELCARIVAGGGEAIAVQADVGDEADVARLFGEVDARLGTLTALVNNVGVLEQKCRLVDISAQRLERVLRTNVISYFLCCQQAVRRMSTANGGQGGRIVNVSSVAARIGSPGEYIDYAASKGAVDTLTMGLAKEVAAEGIRVNGVRPGIIYTDIHASGGEPGRVSRLASGVPMQRGGQPEEIADAILYLLGPGATYVTGSILDVAGGR, translated from the coding sequence ATGAAGGAAGTGATCTTGATTACCGGCAGCAGCCGCGGCATCGGCGCGGCGACGGCGCTGTTGGCGGCGCGCCAGGGCTATGCCGTCTGCGTCAACTATGTGCGCGAGGCACAGGCTGCCGATGAGCTGTGCGCGCGCATCGTGGCTGGCGGGGGCGAGGCCATCGCCGTGCAGGCCGACGTGGGCGATGAAGCCGACGTGGCGCGTTTGTTTGGCGAAGTCGATGCGCGCCTGGGCACGCTCACGGCGCTGGTCAACAATGTGGGCGTGCTGGAACAGAAATGCCGGCTCGTCGACATTTCCGCGCAGCGCCTCGAGCGCGTGCTGCGCACCAACGTGATCAGTTATTTCCTGTGCTGCCAGCAAGCCGTGCGGCGCATGTCGACGGCCAACGGCGGGCAGGGCGGGCGCATCGTGAATGTTTCGTCGGTGGCCGCGCGCATCGGCTCCCCGGGAGAATACATCGATTACGCGGCCTCGAAAGGCGCCGTCGATACCTTGACCATGGGACTGGCGAAGGAAGTGGCGGCCGAGGGCATACGCGTCAACGGCGTGCGGCCCGGCATCATCTACACGGACATCCACGCTTCCGGTGGCGAGCCGGGACGGGTGTCGCGCCTGGCGTCCGGCGTGCCGATGCAGCGGGGCGGCCAGCCGGAAGAAATCGCCGACGCCATCCTGTACCTGCTGGGGCCGGGCGCGACGTATGTGACGGGCAGCATCCTCGACGTGGCAGGCGGCCGCTGA